In the Orcinus orca chromosome 19, mOrcOrc1.1, whole genome shotgun sequence genome, TGAAGAAGGCCAGCGAGTGAGGCACGTATGCATGGGGGCAGGGCATGGGGGCACGCACACAGGCAGAAGCGGGGGTGAGCCTCGGCCCCAGCAagtccagtgtggctggagcccagTGAGCAAGGGGGAGAGTGGAGGCGAGGACCAGGAGGGACAGAGGGTCCGGGTCACGGGAGGCCTTGTGGTCCACTGTCAGGACTTGGATTTTTCGAGATCTGGGAAAACACTGGAGGGTTTTGAGGAGAGACGTGGCTTACATCTCGTGGGGTCGCTCTGGCGGCTGTCTGCGATTCTGGGAGTTTAAGGGCAAGGAGAGGGTTCCTGCCACAATCCCAGGTGAGACGTGGCTGGCCCAGGCCCAGAGGCAGCAGCAGAGGGGAGAAGAAGGACCCCAAGCAGCAGGGTTTGCTGTGAAGTGCACGTGGGGTGTGAGAGCGAGGGGCCGAGGGGGACACGGGGGCCTAGGCCAGAGCAATGCTGGTCGCCACAGGAAGCCTGAGTGAGGATGGGGCCAGCCTGGTGGAGGAATCTGTTGGGGATGCATGAAGTCTGAAGTCCCAGTCTTCCAAGTGGAAGGTCTGGGCTTCATGGGAGAAGTCTGGGCTGGAGGCAGGCACTGGGAGTCATCAGCAGACAGAGGCCCAAGGGCACTGCAGCCCTTAGGAGTCAAGGAGATGAGAGGGTCAGCAGAGACGACTAAGACAGAGGGACCAGAGAAAGAGGACAGGGCCGAGCATGGCCTGGAAGCAGGTAAAGACGGCGACTTAGTTGAGTGGCCAGTTGTGCAGATGCTATTAAGCCGAGTGAAACCGAGGCCGAGAGATGACGGTGGCCTGTCACCTCTGTCACCCTGTCACCTCTGTCACCCTGACTTGGCCCCCAGCCCACGCCACTGGCAGGACTTCTCCGACTTCAGATCCCATGCCATCCCTCACTCCACTGCACTGCACTGCAGCTCTGCCCCCAACCCGCTGCCCcctgcccttcctctccccacagctGTGCCAGGAGGAGAACCTCAGGGATGAGATTTACTGCCAGGCCATCAAGCAGATCACAGGACACCCCCGGCCGTGAGAGTGGGGGACGGGCGGGGGTCGGTGGCGGGCCTCTCAGGGGCAGCCCAAAGTGCTGCTGCCCAGCCGGGCCAAAGCCCAGGCTCTCTGCCCTGCAGGAGACTCTGCGCTCGAGGGTGGACTTTCCTCAGCCTCCTCACAGGCTACTTTCCCCCATCAACCTCGCTGATGCCCTACGTGACCAAGTTTCTGCAGCATTCGGCCCTGAGCCAAGGTGCCGGGGGGAGGGGCTTCCAGGCTGGGGTCTTGGCTGCTTGGGGAGGGGTTTGGGGATGCTCATGACCCCAGCCTGGCTCCTCTCTGCAGAGCTGGCCCGGCGCTGCCAGGGGCACCTCCAGCACACAGTCAAGTACGGGGGGCGCCGGCAGCTGCCCTCCCCAGGCGAAATGCAGGCTTTCCTGGTACGGGGGGTGCAGGCGGCTGGGTGTTCTGGGGCTCCCTCTGGGTGGGGGGGCCGGGGCCTCTGCCCACTGGGGGGCTGACCCTGTACCTACTTTGGCAGAAAGGACAAGTAGTCCACCTGCTCCTAATTCACCTGCCCGGGGGTGTGGAGTACAAGACCAACACCCACACTTTCACGGTGAGCACAGGGacacagaggaggggctggggagaccCAGGGAAGCCATGGGCATCAGTTCTGGGGACATCCCTCCCCTGCtgcagcctccttccctccccagcacCCCCGTCATGGCCCTGTCCGCATGTCCAGGTGGCAGCAGAAGTACTGGAGGAGATGTGTGGGCAGATGGGCATCACGGACCCCCATGAAGTGCAGGAATTTGCCCTCTTCCTCATCAAAGGGGAAGGTAGGCCACCTGGCCTGGGGAGGAAGCGTGGCCCGGCTGGACTCAGGGACGTGGCCTTGCCTGCCAAGTCCGCTCTTCTGGCCACGGGGGAGGCAGCTCCCACACTGGGGCTGGCAGGGttgtgggcagggctggccccGGGCGGCAGGGCAGGCTGTGGACCCAGGCTCCCCACGCAGGCCAGCTGGTGCGGCCCCTGTGGCCCCGGGAGTACCTCAACAGCGAGGTGGTGGGTCTGGACGTGAGCCTGCACAGCCGGCGGCTCGGCTGGGAGACCCCGCTGCACTTCGATAATCCCACCTACGTCAGCACCCACTACGGCCAGGTCAGCCCCACTCGGCCCCGCGCTGCCGCGCCGCTGGTGGTTGGAACCTCGGCTGCAGCTTGAGGGAGAGTCCCtctctgggtggggggagggcttgAGGCCCAGGAGCCACCCACTAGGTGGGGCTTTGGGGCACAGCTGCCCCCTCACTGCTCCCCCCTCAGGTGCTGCGGGACTACCTGCAGGGGAAGCTGCTAGTCAGCGCCCAGGAAGATGCCCGACTTGCCAGGCTGGCTGCCTTGCAGCACCTCAGCAGGAACCACGAGGAGCCCCCCTCAGAGTGAGTGTGAACACAGCCCTCACGCCTCCTGTCACCCCACCACCCCTACCCCCTCCTCCAAGGTCAAGGCCACTTGTACCCTTTGTGGCCCTAACCAAATGGGGGCTGGGTAcacctgcccacccccccacGCTCCTCAAGGGCAGAACCCACGCCTCATTCATGTGTCTGGATCCCCGGTCTCACCCACGGTAGCCACTGGTTCATCTACTTAGCACCTGCTGTATGCCCAGCTTTGACTGACCAGGCTGTGTCCTAGGCAAGACCTACTGGCTTACTTGCCAAAGCGGCTGCAATGTCAGATGAACGTGGCCGCTGTGAAGAGCCTGATGGGCCAGGAGCTGCGGCAGTTGCAAGGATGCAGCTCTCAGGAAGCGCAGATCAGCTTCATAGGTGGGTCTGGGGCTAGGAGGCAgctggggcagaggcaggagccccagcaaggaaggggagaaggtggaggggctgaggaagctctccacctgccctgccctctcctctgtCCTGGGGGCAAAGTCCGGCAGGTCCCAGGGCCCCAGCGGTCAGAACTCCTGCTCTACCCCTCCATCCGCAGAGGCCGTGAGTGAGCTGCCCCTCTTTGGCTACACTGTCTACATGGTGCTGAGAGTGAGCAAGccggccctgcccagccctggcctgCTGGGGCTGAACCGCCAGCACCTCATCCTCATGGACCCCAGCTCTCAGGTGGGCCAGGCTCCTGGGCCACTTGTCTCCCACCACCTCCACCGACCCCTCCCCCAGAGGAACCAAGCTCCGCTCTCTCTCCccgtcccccctccccgcccccaggacCTGTGCTGCTCCATCGCCCTGAGGGACCTGCAGCGGCTCCGCGTGCTGAGCCCACTGGGGCCTGAGGACTCCCCTGGCCTGGAACTCAACTATGGCTCGGCAGACAACCCCCAGACCATCTGGTTTGAGCTGCCGCAGGTGGGTGGCCTCTGCGCCCTGAGAAGGTGGCAAGCGCCTCACCCAGGCCTGGTGTGCCCGGGAGCCTGGGCCCAGGCCTCTGCCCACTGCTCCGGcgtggtggggctgggggcagaggcagggggctgGCTGGGGAGCCCTGGCCTCACATGCCTGTGCCCGCGCAGGCCCAGGAGCTGAAGCACACCATCACCTTCCTGCTGGACCGCAACTCTCCTTCCACTTAGTGGCCGGGCTTCACCCAAGAGGAGTGGGGGACGGGCAGAGACGAGGACAGGAAGCCTCTCTGGCCAAGTCTCACCCGGACAGTCTCCTTTGGGTGCTGTCAGGCCAGTCTGGCCTGGACTTCACCGCTTGGTTCTGGAACCTGCTGCAGCACAGCCCAGCTGCCCACGGGGAGGGGCTGCTATAGTGACTTCAACTGGGAAAGAGTCATGAGACTCCCTCTGGGGTGGGCCTGGGCCTGAGCCTGGGGTGGGCGCTGCAGGAACTTGGCTTGGGCGTCCGATGTTGCCCAGTCTGGGGGAGATGCCCACCTGGGCCCTGGCCCGACACGAGCATGAGCCCAGCCCTGGGAGCAGCAGCTGCTGAGGAAATAAAACTTCTGAGAGAACAGGGCTGTGTGCGTGTGCACGAGAACCAACAGGACTTTATTCCCCTGGTAACTGTCGAAGCCCCGCCTGGCCTTCCcggccaggggctgagggagcagGGCCTGGCTGCTGCCCGTCTTCCCATGAGCTCTGCACCTGGGTCGGGCTGGAGGCTGGCATCGCGAGGGAAGACGGTGGTGGGGGCGGACCTGGGGCCAGCCCGGGCTCTTTCTGAGTAGGCCCCAAGGCCTCGGACTGGTGGGCCTCGCCCCCGgctgaaaacatgctaagtacaCGAGGTGGAGggaccttccttccttctgttcctcTGGCAGCAGCCACACCACCTGTCACTTTCTGATCTGTGGATCTGGCCCAGAAAACCCAGCCACGAGGgccggggaggcagggaggctagGAGAAAGAGGACCTCAGGCTTCGCAAGCAAAGAGAAAAGTGGGCTGACCTCTGACCTTGATTTGGGAGGTGTCCAGGCCCATTTCCAAAGCAAGGCATGGCTGGAAGGGTGAAGAGCCTGAGAGCAGACGATGTCCCAGCAGCAGCAGGCCGCCCACCTTCCCCGTTACTGAGCGAGGCCCGGGCTGGGCCGCGGTGGAGTCCGGGGAGGACACCGGCCCCATCGGGCAGCTCTCGGTCATCTCTGCAGGCCACACAGGCCGTGCCAGTCAGCTTCACTCTCGCACCGGGCTCGGCCATGGAAAAACTGCTTGATGACGTTCTGGGCCTCTTCCTTCACTGGATTCGGGATGGGGGAGCGTGAGAGCCAGTCTCCCCACTACAGGGCCCCCACAAGCACCTCCCGGCCGGTGACGCAGGCACTCACCGCTCCTTCCCGGAGACGGATTCTGGGTCAGCGAGTGTGAGAGGTGGCGGGCGAAGGCTTTAAACAGATCCTGGGGACAGAGAGTGGAGAGGAGCAGAGTGTGCAGAACCTCACCCGCTCTGAGCGACCCACAGCTGCGACCCAAGAGCGAGGCAGACCCAGGGAGCGGGAGCGGGCCTCTGGACTGGCCTGCTTCCGCCCTGCTTTTCACTGGGGCTCACGCTCCCTACCCACCCACGCACTGCACCCAAGTGCCCCAGGCTCAGGGGAGaacagagcccatgcacctaccCTACCTTGGACGCAAACTTGCCCTCCTTGTAGAAGGGGGTCAGACACTTGACCACGATGTTCGCAGCCTCCTTCAGCGAGATGCCAGGAGCCAAGAGCTGGCAGGAGCCTTGAGGCTTCACGCTGCCCCGATCGCTGGCTGAGACGCTGCCCTTGGTCTCAGCTAAGATGGGGACCTTGGCTGAGGGGCATGGCCTCTTCTGAGCCTGGCTCTCTGGGTTCTCCTGGGCAGGGCCACAGTGGAGGGTCACTCTTGGGCTCCCTGTTActggcccctcccctcctggaagACTGGGCCTCAGTACCTCCTGGCTCCCTCTAGCCCAGCCCATCTGCCCTGGGATGTGGAAAGAAGACATGATTTTCCCAAACCCCTACCCAGAGCAGACACCAGCCTGGTAGACAGGTATCTTCCCCCCTCTCAGTACCTGCTGGGGTCTGGGCCGcttgcctctctgtgcctcctttgtGGGGGTGGGCTGGCCTTCTGGGGGCCTCTGGTCTCTGAGCAGCAGGCAGGCACTGGCCGGAAGGGAGAGCAGGCGTCAGAGCTCCAGATGCCAGCCGCGCCCTCAGCCCAGGTGGCCCAGTGAAGCCCATCGTGGGAACAGGCCCCGAGCTTCAGAGGCCCAGTTAGCAGAGGGGATTCTAGAGGATTCCAGGACTGCCCGTGACCTCACCTTGGCCCCTCCTCGGAGCACTCCTTGGTCTGGGGGTGGGCAGCCAAATGTCCCATGGCTCCATCCTCCTCCCCTGTGCACTTCTCTGGGGCCGTCAGGGGTCCCCGCGCCCCGTCACGGGAAGGGCTGGCACCTTCTGCCCCTGGGGCTGAAGTGAGCGGAGGAGAGCTCTCGGTCCTTTGGTGGAAGAAGCGGGCAATGTTCTGGGAGTCCTTGAGGGCCGCTGCGGCCAGGAGTTGCTGCTTCTTGCCGACCCGGGCCTTGGCAGTAGGACTGCCCGGAGAAGGGCCTTTTGCCTTCTTCTCGGGGGAGGGCGCCCCACAATGAGCACTGCTCCCGGGGGCCTCTGCTctgggcccagggaggggctCAGCGCGGTCCTCATCCTGGCGGCCACGGGGCTGGCCGGGCGGCTCCTGCTCGCCTCCTTGCACCAGCCGGGGGTCTTGCTCTTTGAGCCGCGTCTTCTCCATCAGCTGAGGGGCCGTCTGGAATGTGCAGGAGCCTTTCGGGAAACCAGCTCCCACCCGCTTGGGTTTGAGCTGTGAGGAGGAGAGAGGCTTCTGACCCCAGGTGCCTCCAGGGCACTCTCTAGAGGGCCCAGGGATGGCTGCGTGGGTGGGGCTCCTGGGAGTGGGGGCGGGAAAAGCTGGGCGGGACAAGGCTTGGGGGTCGGGCTGGCGAGACAGGCGCTGTGGGGGTCTGCAGAGGCGTAGCTGGCAGAGTACGGAAGCGCGAAGGCCTGCCCTGGGGCGCCCTAGGGCCAGGGCTGTGATGCCAGGAGAGCAAGGACTATGCCCTCGCTGAGGGCAAGGGGCCGTGGCGCCTTTCCTGGACCCAGGTTTGGGGGGGACACCAGGACGCCGCTCACCGAGTACACCTGGGAGGCCGGCCGGATGTCATACTCGGTGGGCTCTGGGGGCTCTGCCTGGGCGCTGCAGCTCCTGGCACCACCTCCCACATCGTAGAGCTGCCCATCCTTGGAGGCTTTGTGGATCTCAGCCACCTGGGGCAGGGACAGGTGGGAACGCCATGGTCGGCACCCCTAGCTCCCAagagcccccagcccaggctTCCCACGAGTGGGTTCCGCGGCACCTGGGCACTAGACAAGTTCTAGTCCACACGGGGTTGGCTAGAAATACTTCCAGCCAGGAAAGGAGGGAAGTCGGGCTCCCCCGGGAATAAGCGCGCCCTGTGTGGCAGGCTGCCTCTCCCACCCAGAGCCCGGAGCacgccccacccaccccacccggTGCCCACCTTCTTCAGCACGCTGGCCTTGTACAGGTTGGCCACCTTGGCATTTCGGAATGTCTCGTGTTCCAGCTCCACTGCCTTGGCCTGGAGGTCAGATCTGACGGTAGGAATGAGGTTAAGGTGTCAGGTAGACCTGAGGCCCCCTCCCTGTTAGATCCCCCCTGGGGACCCTGGAGATGGCTTCAGGAACGGCCTGGCAGGAACGGCCTTGGGCACAGGGATTCCGACCTGGACTGTCTGCGCCCCCTGTGGTTTACTGTCCCTCAGCAGCTCCTGGCAGCCCCTCGCTTGTGGCCAAGCCTGCCCcctggtgaggctgtggagacTCACACCCCCTGGGAGTAAGATGAGTCCCAATTTGGGGAGGGGTGCCCAAATAAGCCACGGGGGCTGGGGTTCCTGTGGCCTCCAAAGGAACAGGAGCCCGGGGACCGCTCCTCGGCCCTGACGACACTCACCCATCAGTGGAACCTGCGGCCTGGCGGTTGCTGCTCAGAGCCTCCTCCAGGAGCCCCAGGCAGTGCTCACGGGCCTGCACAGGGGAGGGAAGTTGGTCAAACAGTCTCAGGTTGGGGGGGGGATCCTGGGGGGGCAGGTGTGACGAGCTGCCCACCTCTTACCTTCACAGTGAGTCTGGGGATCTTCCTACTAGAAGCCTCTCTCAGGGGACAGTCTGCATCTGGGGGGAGCAGAGGCAAGTCCTTCCACTCTACCTTCTGCTCTCTGGCATCCCCAACCCCCCAGCGAGGCATCCTCCACCATACCCTGAGACCAGCCCAGGGGGCATCTCTGTACTGACCTGGGGGTACGAATTCTTCTATCTTGGGGTCTTTGCCCTGGAAGATGACATGAGGGCCCGTAAGGCATCCTGCCCTGCAGCAAGACAGCTCCCAGTCCAGCCCCAGGGAAGGGGCTGAGAGGGTGTGAGCAGGGGGCCACCTGGACCCCACTGAGCCCCCATCCCCTTCACCTTGCGCAGGCGCATCTGCTTCTGGTAGAAGAGATTCCATTCCCGCTTGTGGGCCTCGTCTCTGCCCTCATCCCCACTGCCTTCAGAGCCTTCGTTGTACCTAGGAGACAGGCTGGGCATGAGCAGTCCTGGGTCTGGGCTCTGCCCTCCTGTCACGTGTCTGCTGGGACAGTGATGTCTCTGAGGCCCTGGCAGCTCATGGGCAACACCGAAGTCCTGGCCCCAGTGTGGCCCTCAGGGCTGGGGGGTGGACTACGGCACTGTGTCACCTCTGGTCTGGCCTTAGCATCAGGGAGAGAATGCCAGACTATTTCCAGTGGGTTGGGGGCCCCTGGCCTCATGGCCTCTCACCTGCTAAAGCCCCCATAACCCCTGCGGCCTCCCTCATACAGCTCAGGGTCAAAGCCGTTCCCCTGGGAGAGCCCAATGGAGGTCTTGCTCCAGCTGCAGCTTTGCTCCAAAGCGTCCAGCTGCTTCCGCACAGCTGCAGGGTTCTGGCAGTGGTCACAGCCTTTGGTGCAGGCGGGGGGCGCATCCCCGAAGTACTTAGCAATGGCAGCGTGGCGGCACCTGGAGCAGGCAGCATAACACAGGCAAGGGGTGAGGGACGCACGCTGGCCAGCGTTCGTTCACCCGATCCCGAAACTCTGGTTGAGCACAGCTACATGTCTGGCACTGTGGTAGGCATCTCATGCGAGCCTCACAAGGCATCGCTGgggtgcccattttacagatgagggcagTGAGCTGAGAGCTTTCTCAAAGTCATGGAACACACGTATCCAGAGGAGCCAGGGCACGGACCCCATTCTGTCCTGCTTCTCTATGGAGTACTCCTCTGggccccagccccctctccaTCCTTCGGCAGTGGGGCACCCTGgaaggagcacagactctgggtgCAGACGCTGACTCTGCTGCTGAGGCTGTGTCCTTGGGGACAGCATCTGACCTCCTGAAGCCTACGTACTCCTGCCTACAAGCTGGTGCAAGAGGAGCACTGGCCCCTTGGGCTGCATAAGGGCCAGGATGACGCTCTGAAGTGAGGTGCACAGTGCCCAGGACACGGCTCTTATTATCACTCTTCACTTTTTTCtgacggggagggagggagagaacagCAGGAAGTGGCCCTACCCCACCTCAGCACTCTGCTCTACTTCTGTCTCCTGGTGACCTCTTCCTTGTTGTCCCCAACAAGCCTGTGTGTACCCAGCCCAGTGTACACAGCCTGGGATCAGGGGGACTGCCTGAGAGCAGGAACTGGGCAGCTCAGGGCCAGCACCGTAGAGCCGGCACTGGTGAGGGCAGCGAGGAGATGCAGCCGTGGCTGGAGTCTTCCTCGTCGTACCTTCCAGGCTGGAAGAATGAACCCCCCCAGGCTGGGGGCACAGTCGGTCACCGGGGCAGATGCAGAGGCCCGGGGGGCCACAGTTCTATCAGGGTTGTTACAAACAGCCATTCCTGCAGCAGGAATGTGGCACGGGGTGGGGGAACCCGAGGGGAGATGCCAGAGCAGAGGTAGGGCTGTCTAGTCACCACATCCCAAAGACCAGAAGAGTGGGCGTCACTGCTCTAATCAGAACACCTCTCAACGTGAGCACTGCCTGGGGCTGCAAGAAACACTTTGAGGAGCCAGGACCCCGAGGGCCAGCCTCCAGGAATGACAACAGGTTGCGACACAGCCCCCAGGAAGCCCGGGCTGGCTGCCTTGTTTAGCTGAGGAGAGAACGGCTGGAGCCGGCAAGGAGGGCATGGAGGCCACCAGAGGGCGCTATTCCCGCCACACCCAAAACCGATGTGTAACTCATTCCATGGCTCAAGCCTGTGCGACCGCACAGTGGCTGCCTGTCCGGCCTCTGGGAGGCTCTGGCATCCAAGTGGTGCGGCCACAAGGCTGGCTTCCTTCCCCCCGCGCCTCCCCCAAGCCCCAACTCACTGGCGTTTTGTGCTCACACTCAAAGGGCTCCATTGACAGCTCGCAGATGCGGGCTGGGGTCGGCTCCTGTCCTGCTCCGGGCACAGCCTGGTCTGCTGGGGTGGCACGACCAGCCAAATGTCAAAGCAGCCAGCCCCTGGGCTCTGGAGCCCGGCCCGGACAGCCGGGCCCGGAGTGTGGAGACAGCCCCAGCCGACACTCTTTGGCAAGAACGAGATCAGCAgtgtcctctctcctcctccaggggCCGCCCCCAGGAACAGGCTAAGGCCAGGCCACTCCCAAGACTCCCAAGTTCTTCCCCAAGATGCCTCCCCAGAGGGCTGACTGCTTGGGTGGTCCAGCAGCTCCCCCACTATTTACTTTCCTTCCCaggagaaaacagagaggaaCCTGCCAGGGAGTTGCCTGAGGGACAGGTTGGGGGTTGAGGGACATGGGCCCAAAGGTGCTCCTGAGGGCGGGGCGGGAGGCAAAGAACTGGGAGGGGTGCAGGccccctccctcgctccctccctcctgacTCCACCGCTCAGGTGGAACCTCCCAGGGGTCATCTTTGCCAGGGAACGTGAGAGCCGACCTCCTCTTTCATCAGCTCACAGCCCAGGCCCAGCCCACACCCgccaggagggaggagagaagaggaggaggaacagAGGAGGGCCGTGCAGACCTTCGGGGCAGGGAGCAGGCAGGAACCTGCAGCCGCAGGACCAGTTCCCAGCAGGGATTCCCTCGCCTGCGGGGGCAGCGGTGGCACTGGCTCCCTACTTCGGCAGCCGCCCCATGTAATGTGACACTTGAATCTCCAGGAcgaccaacaacaaaaaagctaaGGCCGAGACAGCAGCTGGCTGTCAGCAGCCAGGAGCTCCGCTGCGCTGAGCAGAGGCACCCGGGGAGCAGCCGCGGGTCAGGAAAGAGGCGTCCgcaaaggaaggaagaggtgTGAGCCCCGCTGGAGGGGAGGCCGGAGGAGAGGCACGCGGAGGCTGCTGGGCTCCCCAGCACCTGCGGTTGCCCCCCAACCCCAGCACCTGAGCTCCCAGGTGAGTGGCTCCGCTCACAGATGAGGCGGGGACGAAGGGAAGGGAGCCACCAGGGTCCCCTGTCTCAAGGGTGGAGGGCCACAATCTACCACAAGCACGGAGAGGAGGGTCCTGGGGGACACGCTTGGTTGTAGTCTCTGGAGAGCCTCCCTTTCGAACTCAGGCTCCCCCTTCTCTTGCTGGGACCCAGCACGGGGCACAGGCCGAGGCTGCAGCCCTCTGCTGGCTTGCTGAGCAGGCAGAGGGGCCTGGAGTGCCTGCTTACTCGGCAAGTTAGTTTAAGCTTTTCCTATTCAGGGGGCTTAAACGAGGGATTTGGCTGGCCTGGCCTAGGGAAGAACCATCGCCTGCCCACTGAGCCTCCCTTTTTCCGGGGatcaagtccctgctttctccCAGGCAAGGAGGCTCAGGGCAGGGTCTGCCCGGCCACCTCGCACCTCCCAGGATGCGAACCTGTGGCAGCTCTGCCCATCGTGTCCTGGACAAAAGCAGCAGCTGCCGCCTCTCATGGGGGTCTCGGAGTTCTCAGCTCGGAGCTAGGCCCAGGTGCTCCTCCCTGGGCCCACAGAGGTCCCCAGGATCCCCCAGATCTCCCTGAATGCCACGCCAGAAGCATGAGGGCCCTAAAcccagggtgggggggggaagtgaggcttGGGGAGGGACTGCCCCGCCCCGTACTTGGCCCTCCGCCGCCATCAGAATGCTGATAGTTCGGCGCACTGAGATCAGCTCCCGTGGGCAGGGCCCCGAGAGTCTCGAGCCGAGGCTGGCTGCTtacccctcctgcctccctgtccTCACGCCAGCGTTACAgtccccttccccaaccccccaGATGTTCTCCCCAAAGTGAACAAGCTAGTGTCTACTTAGAAAAACAACCACCCAGGTTAAAGTGGAAACCAGGGATCAGTCGACGTGTTCTTGGCTCGGCAGAGGCTGTGGGATCTGGTCTGGGTTGGTGGCTGGGGAGACTAAAAGCCCGGCAGCGATAAGCAGTGATGGCACAGAGGGGACAGACGCCGGGTGAGGGAGGGACGCAGTGATGAGCCCATGGCTACCCCTGCCGGCTCTTATCTGTAAGATggcccaggcaggcaggcagggatcAGAGTCCCTAGATCCAGAGGACACAGGTGGATGGGGACCCCCAAACACAATCCCTGTGCGGGGACAGAAGGGTGATGCCCAGCTTCTGGGGCTGCAGGAGCAATCAGCGGCAACAGGAAGTGCCTCCTCCTGCCCGGGAAAAGCTAAGGGGCTGGGGAAGCGGGGGCTGCCGAGGGTCCAAGTGTCACTGGACCCCACTGGAAGGCGGGGCCAAGGCAGAAAGCGCGGCGCACAGTGGGCATCTCTGCCTTGCTGGTTAGGCCACCGGACCCCGCGAGACTCCCCCAACCTTCAGTTATGCCTCATTCTAGTTCTTTCTCCAACAAGACATTGCCCAGGGGGCAGGGGTGGCTGAAACCCACCTTGACAAAATAACAGGGCAAGGCAAGAAGCCCTTGGGCCCTGAGCCATCAACACACCCTTATCAGACAGCACACATCCGCTGCCTGGGATCTCCCCACGCAGCTGCATCTGGAGTTGGAGTGTCAGTTCTGCAAAGAGGAAACAGGGACGCTTCAGTACCAAGTGGCAGTTGTCGGGCCGGCAGGCGG is a window encoding:
- the RECQL5 gene encoding ATP-dependent DNA helicase Q5 isoform X3, with the protein product MSTNSSSPFDPERRVRSTLKKVFGFDSFKTPLQERATMAVVKGDKDVFVCMPTGAGKSLCYQLPALLAKGITIVISPLIALIQDQVDHLLALKVQVSTLNSKLSAQQKKELLCDLEQEKPWTKLLYITPEMAASASFQPALNSLASRHLLSYLVVDEAHCVSQWGHDFRPDYLRLGALRPRLAHAPCVALTATATPQVREDVFAALQLKQPVATFKTPCFRANLFYDVQFKELLPDPYGNLRDFCLKALGQKADKGLLSGCGIVYCRTREACEQLAIELSYRGVNAKAYHAGLKAPERTLVQNEWMEEKVPVIVATISFGMGVDKANVRFVAHWNIAKSMAGYYQESGRAGRDGKPSWCRLYYSRNDRDQVSFLIRKEVAKLQEKRGNKASDKAAVLAFDALVAFCEESGYNEGSEGSGDEGRDEAHKREWNLFYQKQMRLRKGKDPKIEEFVPPDADCPLREASSRKIPRLTVKAREHCLGLLEEALSSNRQAAGSTDGSDLQAKAVELEHETFRNAKVANLYKASVLKKVAEIHKASKDGQLYDVGGGARSCSAQAEPPEPTEYDIRPASQVYSLKPKRVGAGFPKGSCTFQTAPQLMEKTRLKEQDPRLVQGGEQEPPGQPRGRQDEDRAEPLPGPRAEAPGSSAHCGAPSPEKKAKGPSPGSPTAKARVGKKQQLLAAAALKDSQNIARFFHQRTESSPPLTSAPGAEGASPSRDGARGPLTAPEKCTGEEDGAMGHLAAHPQTKECSEEGPSACLLLRDQRPPEGQPTPTKEAQRGKRPRPQQENPESQAQKRPCPSAKVPILAETKGSVSASDRGSVKPQGSCQLLAPGISLKEAANIVVKCLTPFYKEGKFASKDLFKAFARHLSHSLTQNPSPGRSVKEEAQNVIKQFFHGRARCESEADWHGLCGLQR
- the RECQL5 gene encoding ATP-dependent DNA helicase Q5 isoform X2, with protein sequence MSTNSSSPFDPERRVRSTLKKVFGFDSFKTPLQERATMAVVKGDKDVFVCMPTGAGKSLCYQLPALLAKGITIVISPLIALIQDQVDHLLALKVQVSTLNSKLSAQQKKELLCDLEQEKPWTKLLYITPEMAASASFQPALNSLASRHLLSYLVVDEAHCVSQWGHDFRPDYLRLGALRPRLAHAPCVALTATATPQVREDVFAALQLKQPVATFKTPCFRANLFYDVQFKELLPDPYGNLRDFCLKALGQKADKGLSGCGIVYCRTREACEQLAIELSYRGVNAKAYHAGLKAPERTLVQNEWMEEKVPVIVATISFGMGVDKANVRFVAHWNIAKSMAGYYQESGRAGRDGKPSWCRLYYSRNDRDQVSFLIRKEVAKLQEKRGNKASDKAAVLAFDALVAFCEESGCRHAAIAKYFGDAPPACTKGCDHCQNPAAVRKQLDALEQSCSWSKTSIGLSQGNGFDPELYEGGRRGYGGFSRYNEGSEGSGDEGRDEAHKREWNLFYQKQMRLRKGKDPKIEEFVPPDADCPLREASSRKIPRLTVKAREHCLGLLEEALSSNRQAAGSTDGSDLQAKAVELEHETFRNAKVANLYKASVLKKVAEIHKASKDGQLYDVGGGARSCSAQAEPPEPTEYDIRPASQVYSLKPKRVGAGFPKGSCTFQTAPQLMEKTRLKEQDPRLVQGGEQEPPGQPRGRQDEDRAEPLPGPRAEAPGSSAHCGAPSPEKKAKGPSPGSPTAKARVGKKQQLLAAAALKDSQNIARFFHQRTESSPPLTSAPGAEGASPSRDGARGPLTAPEKCTGEEDGAMGHLAAHPQTKECSEEGPSACLLLRDQRPPEGQPTPTKEAQRGKRPRPQQENPESQAQKRPCPSAKVPILAETKGSVSASDRGSVKPQGSCQLLAPGISLKEAANIVVKCLTPFYKEGKFASKDLFKAFARHLSHSLTQNPSPGRSVKEEAQNVIKQFFHGRARCESEADWHGLCGLQR
- the RECQL5 gene encoding ATP-dependent DNA helicase Q5 isoform X1: MSTNSSSPFDPERRVRSTLKKVFGFDSFKTPLQERATMAVVKGDKDVFVCMPTGAGKSLCYQLPALLAKGITIVISPLIALIQDQVDHLLALKVQVSTLNSKLSAQQKKELLCDLEQEKPWTKLLYITPEMAASASFQPALNSLASRHLLSYLVVDEAHCVSQWGHDFRPDYLRLGALRPRLAHAPCVALTATATPQVREDVFAALQLKQPVATFKTPCFRANLFYDVQFKELLPDPYGNLRDFCLKALGQKADKGLLSGCGIVYCRTREACEQLAIELSYRGVNAKAYHAGLKAPERTLVQNEWMEEKVPVIVATISFGMGVDKANVRFVAHWNIAKSMAGYYQESGRAGRDGKPSWCRLYYSRNDRDQVSFLIRKEVAKLQEKRGNKASDKAAVLAFDALVAFCEESGCRHAAIAKYFGDAPPACTKGCDHCQNPAAVRKQLDALEQSCSWSKTSIGLSQGNGFDPELYEGGRRGYGGFSRYNEGSEGSGDEGRDEAHKREWNLFYQKQMRLRKGKDPKIEEFVPPDADCPLREASSRKIPRLTVKAREHCLGLLEEALSSNRQAAGSTDGSDLQAKAVELEHETFRNAKVANLYKASVLKKVAEIHKASKDGQLYDVGGGARSCSAQAEPPEPTEYDIRPASQVYSLKPKRVGAGFPKGSCTFQTAPQLMEKTRLKEQDPRLVQGGEQEPPGQPRGRQDEDRAEPLPGPRAEAPGSSAHCGAPSPEKKAKGPSPGSPTAKARVGKKQQLLAAAALKDSQNIARFFHQRTESSPPLTSAPGAEGASPSRDGARGPLTAPEKCTGEEDGAMGHLAAHPQTKECSEEGPSACLLLRDQRPPEGQPTPTKEAQRGKRPRPQQENPESQAQKRPCPSAKVPILAETKGSVSASDRGSVKPQGSCQLLAPGISLKEAANIVVKCLTPFYKEGKFASKDLFKAFARHLSHSLTQNPSPGRSVKEEAQNVIKQFFHGRARCESEADWHGLCGLQR